The proteins below come from a single Pseudomonas chlororaphis genomic window:
- a CDS encoding ABC transporter: protein MSESDMSEKAILSCRNLGKSYEEGPESVVVLSGLQLELHPGERVAIVGTSGSGKSTLLNLLGGLDTPTSGSVWLAGEELSALNEKARGLLRNRALGFVYQFHHLLPEFTALENVCMPLLIGRTAIPEARQRATALLERVGLGHRLEHKPAELSGGERQRVAIARALVNKPGLVMLDEPTGNLDSHTAQGIQDLMLELSTSMRTAFLVVTHDMNLARQMDRVLHLQEGCLTPI, encoded by the coding sequence ATGAGTGAGTCGGACATGAGTGAAAAAGCGATCTTGAGTTGCCGCAACCTGGGCAAATCCTACGAGGAAGGCCCGGAGTCGGTGGTGGTGTTGTCGGGCCTGCAACTGGAGTTGCACCCTGGCGAGCGCGTGGCGATCGTCGGCACCTCCGGGTCTGGCAAAAGTACCTTGCTCAATCTGTTGGGCGGTCTCGATACGCCGACCTCCGGCAGCGTCTGGCTGGCGGGCGAAGAGCTTTCGGCGCTGAACGAGAAGGCCCGTGGCCTGCTGCGTAACCGCGCCCTGGGTTTCGTCTACCAATTCCACCATTTGCTGCCTGAATTCACCGCCCTGGAAAACGTCTGCATGCCGCTGCTGATTGGCCGCACCGCGATTCCTGAAGCCCGCCAACGGGCCACGGCATTGCTGGAGCGGGTAGGGCTGGGGCATCGCCTGGAGCACAAACCCGCCGAACTGTCCGGTGGCGAGCGCCAGCGCGTGGCGATTGCCCGGGCCCTGGTCAACAAGCCTGGGCTGGTGATGCTCGACGAGCCGACCGGCAACCTCGACTCCCACACCGCCCAAGGCATCCAGGACCTGATGCTGGAGCTGAGCACCTCGATGCGCACTGCGTTTCTGGTGGTGACCCACGACATGAACCTGGCCCGGCAGATGGACCGCGTCCTGCACTTGCAGGAAGGCTGCCTGACGCCCATCTGA